From one Nothobranchius furzeri strain GRZ-AD chromosome 2, NfurGRZ-RIMD1, whole genome shotgun sequence genomic stretch:
- the dtl gene encoding denticleless protein homolog: MMGVLFRSVVDREVGRRRQNALHADSCSRIPLSFLLGGYQCARQDEHISYGNMGDSMPPFGLTFSSSAELQNILAAANEEGIVRIYNTESQENPLLKEWLAHENAVFDIAWVPGEPQLVTAAGDQMARLWDVKSGELLGSFKGHLCSLKSVAFAPGEKAVFCTGGRDGNIMVWDIRCSQKDGFYKQVKQISGAHNKAELHPPPKWKKRRSSIRGMAPSVDTQQSVTVVLFRDQHTLISSGAVDGVIKMWDLRKSYSPCRHDPVPLQTYPYSGTCTRMRLGYSGLVLDSSRSNVMCNCTDDNIYMFNVCGIKTSPVAVFSGHQNSSFYVKSTISPNDQFLASGSSDNNVHIWKISDPQRPPMTLQGHSEEVTSVAWCPTDFAKIASCSDDHTVRIWRLHRETDDPQSSVGEANLVGWARPKLPTSLSLRPETTPLKDWEVRSLSGLPSPLLAACAPSGADLPLPSNTTSPIRSKPPAAHHRASSIEKWLSPTHESPGQVPFLPSSPESSTSSDQPRTKRKLETDEQSSQHCEDANQRDCETGLYPTAKRSRVQSEVCRPVQENSGQTDCRTDKGKQDSFRQAGKENRFPRATNWLSEMSQKMKNSPESPAALRKPSYFKRPDGKAQTSPIRVDSSWLKTMKKISVYFEKRSLNES; encoded by the exons ATGATGGGAGTGCTTTTCCGTTCTGTTGTTGACAGAGAAGTGGGTCGACGGAGGCAAAATG CTCTCCATGCAGACTCCTGCTCCAGAATCCCCCTCAGCTTCCTGCTGGGAGGCTACCAGTGTGCCCGACAAGATGAGCACATCTCTTATGGGAACATGGGCGACTCCATGCCACCGTTTGGATTGACCTTCTCCTCCA GTGCTGAGCTGCAAAATATTCTTGCAGCAGCGAATGAAGAAGGGATTGTTCGGATCTACAACACAGAGAGCCAGGAAAACCCTCTTCTTAAAG AATGGCTAGCTCATGAGAATGCTGTCTTTGACATTGCATGGGTGCCAGGAGAGCCTCAGCTG GTGACTGCTGCTGGTGACCAGATGGCCAGGCTGTGGGATGTGAAGTCTGGGGAGCTTTTAGGGAGTTTCAAAGGTCACCTCTGCAGCCTCAAGTCTGTTGCATTTGCTCCGGGGGAAAAAG ctgttttctgcactggagGAAGAGATGGAAATATTATGGTCTGGGACATAAGGTGCAGCCAAAAAG ATGGCTTTTACAAGCAGGTCAAACAGATCAGCGGCGCTCACAACAAAGCAGAGTTGCATCCTCCTCCTAAGTGGAAGAAGAGACGGAGCAGCATACGTGGGATGGCTCCGAGTGTG GATACTCAGCAGAGTGTGACTGTGGTTTTGTTTCGGGATCAACACACACTCATCTCTTCAGGAGCTGTTGATGG AGTAATAAAAATGTGGGATCTGAGGAAGAGCTACAGCCCATGTCGCCACGATCCCGTTCCTCTGCAGACTTATCCATACTCTGGCACCTGCACACGCATGCGTCTGG GTTATTCCGGACTCGTTCTGGACTCCTCGAGATCCAACGTCATGTGCAATTGCACAGATGACAACATCTACATGTTTAACGTGTGTGGGATTAAAACATCACCAG TGGCAGTTTTCAGTGGACACCAGAACTCCTCGTTTTATGTGAAGTCCACCATCAGCCCCAACGACCAGTTCCTGGCCAGTGGCTCGAGTGACAACAACGTTCACATCTGGAAG ATTTCTGATCCTCAACGTCCTCCCATGACGCTTCAGGGTCACAGCGAGGAAGTGACATCTGTCGCTTGGTGTCCAACGGATTTTGCCAAA ATTGCTTCCTGCTCCGATGATCACACTGTCCGGATATGGAGACTTCACAGGGAAACTGATGATCCACAGTCATCGGTGGGGGAGGCCAACCTTGTAGGCTGGGCACGACCTAAACTTCCCACCA GTCTTTCACTCAGACCTGAAACGACGCCTTTGAAAGACTGGGAAGTGAGGAGTCTTTCTGGTCTCCCCTCACCTCTGCTTGCTGCCTGTGCCCCCAGTGGAGCCGATCTGCCTCTCCCCTCCAACACCACATCACCCATCCGTTCTAAGCCGCCTGCTGCTCATCACAGAGCGTCCTCCATTGAAAAGTGGCTTTCTCCAACCCACGAGTCTCCAGGTCAGGTCCCTTTTCTTCCTTCAAGCCCAGAGAGTAGCACCTCTTCAGATCAGCCCCGAACCAAACGGAAGCTGGAAACCGATGAACAGTCATCTCAGCACTGTGAGGACGCCAACCAGCGTGACTGTGAAACTGGACTCTACCCCACGGCCAAGAGAAGCCGCGTCCAGTCTGAAGTCTGTCGCCCAGTTCAGGAGAACTCAGGACAAACAGACTGTCGCACAGATAAAGGCAAACAAGATTCCTTCAGACAGGCTGGAAAGGAGAACCGCTTTCCCAGAGCGACTAACTGGCTGTCAGAAATGAGCCAAAAGATGAAGAATAGTCCTGAAAGTCCTGCTGCTCTCAGGAAGCCCAGTTACTTTAAAAGACCAGATGGAAAAGCACAGACTTCACCA ATTCGAGTTGACTCGAGTTGGTTAAAGACCATGAAGAAAATCTCTGTGTATTTTGAAAAAAGGAGTCTGAATGAGAGCTGA